Proteins encoded together in one Miscanthus floridulus cultivar M001 chromosome 16, ASM1932011v1, whole genome shotgun sequence window:
- the LOC136512062 gene encoding elongation factor 1-alpha-like: protein MGKEKSHINIVVIGHVDSGKSTTTGHLIYKLGGIDKRVIERFEKEAAEMNKRSFKYAWVLDKLKAERERGITIDIALWKFETTKYYCTVIDAPGHRDFIKNMITGTSQADCAVLIIDSTTGGFEAGISKDGQTREHALLAFTLGVKQMICCCNKMDATTPKYSKARYDEIVKEVSSYLKKVGYNPDKIAFVPISGFEGDNMIERSTNLDWYKGPTLLDALDQITEPKRPSDKPLRLPLQDVYKIGGIGTVPVGRVETGVIKPGMVVTFGPTGLTTEVKSVEMHHEALQEALPGDNVGFNVKNVAVKDLKRGYVASNSKDDPAKEAASFTSQVIIMNHPGQIGNGYAPVLDCHTSHIAVKFAELITKIDRRSGKELEKEPKFLKNGDAGMVKMIPTKPMVVETFSEYPPLGRFAVRDMRQTVAVGVIKSVEKKDPTGAKVTKAAAKKK, encoded by the exons ATGGGTAAGGAGAAGTCCCACATCAACATTGTGGTTATTGGCCACGTCGACTCTGGCAAGTCAACCACCACCGGCCACCTGATCTACAAGCTTGGAGGCATTGACAAGCGTGTGATCGAGAGGTTCGAGAAGGAGGCCGCTGAAATGAACAAGCGGTCCTTCAAGTACGCGTGGGTGCTCGACAAGCTTAAGGCTGAGCGTGAGAGAGGTATCACCATTGATATCGCTCTGTGGAAGTTTGAGACCACCAAGTACTACTGCACGGTCATTGATGCCCCTGGACACCGTGACTTCATCAAGAACATGATCACTGGTACCTCCCAGGCTGACTGTGCCGTCCTTATCATTGACTCCACCACTGGTGGTTTTGAGGCTGGTATCTCCAAGGATGGCCAGACCCGTGAGCATGCTCTCCTTGCTTTCACCCTTGGTGTGAAACAGATGATTTGCTGCTGCAACAAG ATGGATGCGACCACTCCCAAGTACTCCAAGGCCCGTTACGATGAGATTGTGAAGGAAGTCTCATCCTACCTGAAGAAGGTTGGATACAACCCTGACAAGATTGCTTTCGTCCCAATCTCTGGTTTTGAGGGTGACAACATGATTGAGAGGTCCACCAACCTTGACTGGTACAAGGGCCCAACCCTGCTTGACGCTCTTGACCAGATCACCGAGCCCAAGAGGCCTTCGGACAAGCCCCTGCGTCTGCCCCTCCAGGATGTGTACAAGATTGGAGGTATTGGAACTGTCCCGGTTGGTCGTGTGGAGACTGGTGTCATCAAGCCTGGGATGGTTGTCACCTTCGGTCCAACTGGCCTGACCACTGAGGTGAAGTCTGTTGAGATGCACCACGAGGCTCTCCAGGAGGCCCTTCCTGGTGACAATGTTGGCTTCAACGTGAAGAACGTCGCTGTGAAGGATCTCAAGCGTGGGTATGTGGCCTCCAACTCCAAGGATGACCCTGCCAAGGAGGCTGCCAGCTTCACCTCCCAGGTCATCATCATGAACCACCCTGGGCAGATCGGCAACGGCTATGCCCCAGTGCTGGACTGCCACACCTCCCACATCGCTGTCAAGTTTGCTGAGCTCATAACCAAGATCGATAGGAGGTCTGGCAAGGAGCTTGAGAAGGAGCCTAAGTTCCTGAAGAACGGTGATGCTGGTATGGTGAAGATGATTCCCACCAAGCCCATGGTGGTGGAGACCTTCTCTGAGTATCCTCCTCTGGGTCGTTTTGCTGTCCGTGACATGAGGCAGACCGTTGCGGTTGGAGTCATCAAGAGCGTGGAGAAGAAGGATCCAACTGGTGCCAAGGTGACCAAGGCTGCAGCAAAGAAGAAATGA